From one Lotus japonicus ecotype B-129 chromosome 3, LjGifu_v1.2 genomic stretch:
- the LOC130749709 gene encoding uncharacterized protein At2g37660, chloroplastic-like, translating to MAPSTVLVTGAGGRTGQIVYKTLKERQYVARGLVRTEESKQKIGGADDVFIGDIRDAGSIVPAIQGIDALIILTSATPKMKPGFDPTKGGRPEFYFDDGAYPEQVDWIGQKNQIDAAKAAGVKRVVLVGSMGGTNLNHPLNSLGNGNILVWKRKAEQYLADSGIPYTIIRPGGLLDKDGGLRELILGKDDELLQTETKTIPRADVAEVCVQALNYEETQFKAFDLASKPEGVGTPTKDFKALFSQITSRF from the exons ATGGCGCCAAGCACTGTGCTTGTTACTGGAGCCGGTGGTCGCACAG GACAAATAGTATATAAAACACTAAAAGAGAGGCAATATGTTGCCAGAGGTCTGGTTAGAACAGAAGAAAGCAAACAGAAAATTGGCGGTGCAGATGATGTTTTTATTGGGGATATCAGAGATGCTGGAAGTATTGTTCCTGCAATTCAAGGTATAGATGCTCTCATAATTCTTACAAGTGCAACCCCAAAAATGAAGCCTGGGTTTGATCCAACCAAAGGTGGAAGGCCTGAGTTCTATTTTGATGATGGTGCATATCCTGAACAG GTTGACTGGATTGGTCAGAAAAATCAAATAGATGCTG CTAAGGCTGCAGGAGTGAAGCGTGTTGTGTTGGTTGGGTCTATGGGTGGAACAAACCTTAACCATCCTTTGAACAGCTTGGGTAATGGGAACATATTG GTTTGGAAAAGAAAGGCTGAGCAATACCTTGCTGATTCTGGTATTCCATACACGATCATAAG GCCCGGTGGCTTGCTAGATAAAGATGGAGGTCTTCGGGAACTCATCCTAGGGAAGGATGATGAGCTTCTCCAGACTGAAACCAAAACCATTCCTAGAGCTGATGTTGCAGAAGTCTGTGTTCAG GCATTAAATTATGAGGAGACTCAGTTCAAAGCGTTTGACTTGGCATCAAAACCTGAGGGAGTTGGTACACCAACAAAGGACTTCAAGGCTTTGTTTTCCCAGATCACTTCCCgattttaa